In Drosophila ananassae strain 14024-0371.13 chromosome 3R, ASM1763931v2, whole genome shotgun sequence, the DNA window TCCAGGGTGTATTGGCGAGCGATCTCCACGCAGGACTCGGCGGCACCCAGGGCGCCCCATGCGATTCCATAACGAGCATTATTCAGGCAGTTGAAGGGTCCACTGAAGCCCAGAGCATTGGGCAGTAGCTGCTCCTCCGGCACGCGGACATCGTCCATCAGGATCATGCCGGTGGGGGAAGCGCGCAAAGAGAACTTGCCCTCGATCTTGGGTGTGTCTAGTCCCTTTCCGGAAATCTTGCGATCTACCAGAAAGCCGCGAACCTTGCCGTCCTCGCACTTGGCCCAAACGACAATTACATCGGCGATGGGGGCACTGGTGATCCACGTCTTGGATCCATTCAAGATGTACGTCTTGGACTTGCTGTCGTACTTGGCACGGGTTTCCATGCCGGCAGGATCGCTGCCATGATTGGGTTCCGTTAGACCAAACGCACCTGGAGAGGACAGGGTTATcatttgttttctgaaggatcTTCGATTCCAAACTCACCAATCAACTTGCCCTGCGCCATGCTGGGCAGATAGCGCTGCTTCTGCTCCTCAGAGCCATAGTCGTAGATGGCGCCCATGGCCAAGGAACTCTGAACACTGACAGCCGATCGGTAGGCGGAATCCACTTTCTCCACCTCGCGGGTGAGCAGGCCGTAGGCAACACTGGAGACTCCAGCGCAGCCATAACCTTGCAGGGTGCATCCGAGTACTCCTAGACTGCCGATCTCCTCCATGATCTTCTTGTCGAACTGCTCCAGACGATTGGCCAGCTTGACGCGCGGCAGCAGTTCCGATTGGCAGTAGCCGCGGAAGGCATCTCGTATGGCCACCTCCTCCTCGGTCAGTTGGCTCTCCAGATTCAATGGATCCTGCCAGTTGAATTTGGCGGCTGCCGCCTTAGAGCTCGTGCTGGCCAGGCGGCGAGCACAAGGACGCAGCTTACTGATTACACTTTGCGCAATCATTTTTCCAATTTGTTTTCCTTCTCTTGGTTGGAAATTATCAGCAGGTTCCCCGAAGAACAGCTGGCTTGTTCTTCGCTCGTGAAGTGGTTCGAGAATGAAAAAAGCTCCAAACGGGAGGCCCCCTCAACGGGCTTCGTGATGGTTTAGTACTCTCGCTCTCTCTGAAAAGCTCCAAGCTCTAACTGTCTCTCCTAGTCTTTTTCTCCCGATCTCCACTCTTTCTCTTATCTCTCTTCCTTTCTGTTTATCCcttagttttgtttttgtagaaTCTTAATCTTTTGGGTTCGAAATTTTTCGCATTATCGCATCTATTTATTTCTGACTTGACGATAGAAACCAAGAGTGAAGTAAAGgaaatttttcccatttcGATTCTTATCACAGCTTGGCGGGGGTCGATGGCTTATCAGTTGGATAGAAACTCTGAAAGCACGcctcttgttttgtttttgagaTTATAACGAATGCCCTaacctatttatttttaaataaatattagaaaaataaatataaaatgttaaCTATTTAAGGTGAAACGCCTTCGTCAAAgggtggaggagctaaagcgAGAACTGGCTGGTGCCGAGGATGAACTGGACTCGGCAGTCAACCAGGTGCGTCGGCTGCAGCGCTCCAATGACGAGCTGGTGGGCCAGACCGAGGGGTTGCAGGTCCAGATACAGCATCTCCAGAACAGGTATGAAGCGTGACTCCTCCACTTAACACAATATATATCTATAACCACCTTTGACTAATTCTTAAACCCACTAACTTTTCTCTGGTGCTGGACTGGCTAACATCCTAACACAATCACTTCTAACCCACCTAACTTAGACGTGCCCCGAGCCCACAGATGAGGGGACTGGGCGGGGTGCAATTAAGGAACAAGATCGCCGTGGAGCTTCCCAACGACTGCTTGCCGAATATAAACGATCTGCGACAGATCTTTGATGACTCGCAGGCGGGACTAAGGAGCTCCCATAACGGCAGCGATGCCGCTGTCCATCATGCCGCCTCGGTGAAGAGATCCAGTCACACGGAACGAACTctgctccagcagcagcagagcagTGCAGCCGCATCcgcggcggcggcagctgcagcagcagcagcgttTTTTGATGCGAAGCCCACGCACCTGGAGGAGAACATCTTCGAGTCGAAGTCGAGGAACCTGGAGTTCGAGCGGGCCAAACAGAAGTTCGATAATCCGCATGGCCAGCACCATCATCACCAGAGGCAGCGCTCGGGGAATGGACGGTATGGCAGTGCAGGAAGCGGAGCTAGTCGGGCGAATCTTGCCCTGCCCCTCAAGGGCATAAACAATGGGGGTAGCTCCACTTCCTCCTCCACCAAAGACGAGCTCAACCGACAGCTGTACGAGGCGCACGAGAAGGAGCAAGCACCTGGGGTGGGATATGCCAGGAATAGTATTAATCTAGATGGTCTTAAGGTATCTGATGATGAGGTGAGACTTGTGGAGTGAAAAAATGTGTCTGATTAATACTtatcatttttaattattttcttattaaactcttaattatttttgtgTAAAAAATGGCCATTAAATCGTGATTTTTTTAATCTTACAGACTCCGTAGCTATGGCTCGACAAGTTTGCT includes these proteins:
- the LOC6498508 gene encoding glutaryl-CoA dehydrogenase, mitochondrial, which produces MIAQSVISKLRPCARRLASTSSKAAAAKFNWQDPLNLESQLTEEEVAIRDAFRGYCQSELLPRVKLANRLEQFDKKIMEEIGSLGVLGCTLQGYGCAGVSSVAYGLLTREVEKVDSAYRSAVSVQSSLAMGAIYDYGSEEQKQRYLPSMAQGKLIGAFGLTEPNHGSDPAGMETRAKYDSKSKTYILNGSKTWITSAPIADVIVVWAKCEDGKVRGFLVDRKISGKGLDTPKIEGKFSLRASPTGMILMDDVRVPEEQLLPNALGFSGPFNCLNNARYGIAWGALGAAESCVEIARQYTLDRKQFGRPLAANQLIQKKLADATTEIALGLQACLQVGRLKDQKLHTPEMISMLKRNNTGKSLDIARQMRDMLGGNGISDEYHVIRHVMNLESVITYEGTHDIHALILGRAITGLAAFAN